gggtgtagagcaggAGGGTGTAAAGCAGGAGGGTGTAAagcaggtgggtgtagagcaggAGGGTGTAGAGCAGGTGAGTGTAGAGCAGGAGGGTGTAGAGCAGGAGGGTGTAGagcaggtgggtgtagagcaggtgggtgtagagcaggTGAGTGTAGAGCAGGAGGGTGTAAAGCAGGAGGGTGTAAAGCAGGAGGGTGTAGAGCAGGAGGGTGTAGAGCAGGTGAGTGTAGAGCAGGAGGGTGTAGAGCAGGAGGGTGTAGagcaggtgggtgtagagcaggAGGGTGTAAAGCAGGAGGGTGTAAagcaggtgggtgtagagcaggAGGGTGTAGagcaggtgggtgtagagcaggAGGGTGTAAAGCAGGAGGGTGTAAagcaggtgggtgtagagcaggAGGGTGTAGAGCAGGTAGGTGTAGAGCAGGAGGGTGTAGAGCAGGAGGGTGTAGagcaggtgggtgtagagcagaTGGGTGTAGAGCAGGAGGGTGTAGAGCAGATGGGTGTAGAGCAGGAGGGTGTAGagcaggtgggtgtagagcaggAGGGTGTAAAGCAGGTGGGTGTAGACAAGGAGGGTGTAAAGCAGGTGGGTGTAGACAAGGAGGGTGTAAagcaggtgggtgtagagcagaTGGGTGTAGAGCAGGAGGGTGTAAAGCAGGAGGGTGTAAagcaggtgggtgtagagcaggTGAGTGTAGAGCAGATGGGTGTAGAGCAGGTGGGTGAAGAGCAGGAGGGTGTAGagcaggtgggtgtagagcaggAGGGTGTAAAGCAGGAGGGTGTAAagcaggtgggtgtagagcaggTGAGTGTAGAGCAGATGGGTGTAGAGCAGGTGGGTGAAGAGCAGGAGGGTGTAGagcaggtgggtgtagagcaggAGGGTGTAGAGCAGGAGGGTGTAGagcaggtgggtgtagagcaggtgggtgtagagcaggAGGGTGTAGAGCAGGAGGGTGTAGagcaggtgggtgtagagcaggAGGGTGTAGAGCAGGAGGGTGTAGagcaggtgggtgtagagcaggAGGGTGTAGAGCAGGAGGGTGTAGAGCAGGAGGGTGTAGAGCAGGAGGGTGTAGagcaggtgggtgtagagcaggtgggtgtagagcaggAGGGTGTAGAGCAGGAGGGTGTAGagcaggtgggtgtagagcaggAGGGTGTAGAGCAGGAGGGTGTAGagcaggtgggtgtagagcaggAGGGTATAgagcaggtgggtgtggagcaggagggtatagagcaggtgggtgtagagcaggAGGGTGTAGAGCAGGTAGGTGTAGAGCAGGTGGGTGTAAagcaggtgggtgtagagcataAGGGGTATAGagcaggtgggtgtagagcagaAGGGTGTAGAGCAGGAGGGTATAGAGAAGGTGGGTGTAGAGCAGGAAGGTGTTACGCAGGAGAGTATAGagcaggtgggtgtagagcaggAGGGTATAGAGCAGGTGGGTGTAAAGCAGGAGGGTATAGagcaggtgggtgtagagcaggAGGGTGTGTAGAGGTGATGGGTACGTGTAGAGGTGATGGGTACGTGTAGAGGTGATGGGTACGTGTAGAGGTGATGGGTACGTGTAGAGGTGATGGGTACGTGTAGAGGTGATGGGTACGTGTAGAGGTGAAGGGTACGTGTAGAGGTGATGGGTACGTGTAGAGGTGATGGGTACGTGTAGAGGTGATGGGTACGTGTAGAGGTGATGGGTACGTGTAGAGGTGATGGGTACGTGTAGAGGTGAAGGGTACGTGTAGAGGGGATGGGTACGTGTAGAGGTGATGGGTACGTGTATAGGTGAAGGGTACGTGTAT
The sequence above is a segment of the Procambarus clarkii isolate CNS0578487 chromosome 44, FALCON_Pclarkii_2.0, whole genome shotgun sequence genome. Coding sequences within it:
- the LOC138350198 gene encoding cytochrome b-like — encoded protein: MLYTHLLYTHLLYTYLLYTLLLYTHLLYTLLLHTHLLYTLLLYTHLLYTLLLYTLLLYTHLLYTLLLYTLLLYTHLLYTHLLYTLLLYTLLLYTLLLYTLLLYTHLLYTLLLYTLLLYTHLLYTLLLYTLLLYTHLLYTHLLYTLLLYTLLLYTHLLYTLLLFTHLLYTHLLYTHLLYTHLLYTLLLYTLLLYTHLLYTLLLFTHLLYTHLLYTHLLYTHLLYTLLLYTLLLYTHLLYTHLLYTLLVYTHLLYTLLVYTHLLYTLLLYTHLLYTLLLYTHLLYTLLLYTHLLYTHLLYTLLLYTLLLYTYLLYTLLLYTHLLYTLLLYTLLLYTHLLYTLLLYTHLLYTLLLYTLLLYTHLLYTLLLYTLLLYTHLLYTLLLYTLLLYTLLLYTLLLYTHLLYTHLLYTHLLYTLLLYTLLLYTHLLYTLLLYTHLLYTLLLYTLLLYTHLLYTYLLYTHLIS